One window of Dyadobacter sandarakinus genomic DNA carries:
- a CDS encoding FecR family protein, producing MHDYRNFLPEELAADASFRRWILFHDPVEEAFWLEWLELNADKNTLVDEAKALLTAATQAFDQISDEEVANELYRLSHAIGTKTVKRPFLRIPFRPQWYHMAASVLILMVGGWWLNGQTATRQKSEQYRQILSQISEPLIEVENTGVKAKVITLEDGSSILLQPKSKITYPSRFEGARREVFLTGEAFFEVAKNPHQPFYVYASTLATKVLGTSFKVSAFDGDKDVKVVVKTGKVSVFPMTKEDVEKQHSNDKLVGMVLTPNQQIVFAAKELRLTRSLVEDPKLLELPIQRQSFEFKGTPITEVFATLEKSYGVKIIYDAEVMQNCYLTASLSDEPLFEKINLICRTIGAEYEQLDASIIITSKGC from the coding sequence ATGCACGACTACCGCAATTTTCTTCCGGAGGAACTCGCCGCTGACGCTTCGTTCAGGCGATGGATCCTGTTCCATGACCCTGTGGAAGAGGCGTTTTGGTTGGAGTGGCTGGAATTGAACGCGGATAAAAATACCCTGGTGGACGAAGCGAAGGCATTACTTACTGCCGCCACACAGGCATTCGATCAGATATCGGACGAAGAAGTTGCCAATGAGCTATACAGGTTGTCGCACGCCATTGGCACCAAGACGGTCAAGAGGCCTTTTCTGAGAATTCCGTTCCGTCCGCAATGGTACCACATGGCAGCTTCGGTGCTGATCCTGATGGTGGGTGGATGGTGGCTCAACGGACAAACCGCTACCCGGCAGAAATCGGAACAATACCGGCAGATCCTCAGCCAAATCAGCGAGCCGCTGATCGAGGTGGAAAATACGGGAGTCAAAGCAAAAGTGATCACCCTGGAAGACGGCAGCTCCATTTTACTGCAACCCAAAAGCAAGATTACCTATCCCTCGCGCTTTGAAGGTGCGCGCCGCGAGGTGTTCCTGACGGGTGAGGCATTTTTTGAAGTGGCCAAAAACCCGCATCAGCCTTTTTATGTATACGCAAGTACGCTGGCAACCAAGGTTTTGGGAACCAGCTTCAAGGTGAGTGCTTTTGACGGTGACAAGGATGTGAAGGTAGTGGTGAAAACGGGCAAGGTTTCCGTGTTTCCGATGACCAAAGAGGATGTTGAAAAACAGCACTCCAATGACAAGCTGGTAGGCATGGTGCTTACGCCCAACCAGCAGATCGTGTTCGCTGCCAAGGAATTACGCCTGACGCGCAGCCTGGTTGAAGACCCGAAGTTGTTGGAATTGCCGATTCAGCGTCAATCGTTTGAATTTAAAGGCACGCCAATTACCGAGGTGTTTGCCACACTTGAAAAATCGTATGGTGTCAAAATCATTTACGATGCCGAGGTAATGCAGAACTGCTACCTCACCGCTTCCCTCTCCGATGAACCTTTGTTTGAAAAAATAAACCTGATATGCCGCACCATCGGCGCTGAATACGAGCAGCTGGATGCCAGTATCATTATCACCAGCAAAGGATGTTAA
- a CDS encoding c-type cytochrome codes for MPVTKLFFAGLLVGSGLLLASFMPSSPHNFMQQERWKAPAWADTLKSPYHEEPLTLAQGEELFTLYCASCHGDGGYGDGAAGGALGQKPANFHDTLVKSQTDGALFWKLSNGRGNMPPFKDVFTDEQRWQLVAYVRHLGKTE; via the coding sequence ATGCCTGTAACCAAACTCTTTTTTGCGGGACTGCTCGTTGGTTCCGGCTTGCTGCTGGCTTCATTCATGCCGTCTTCTCCCCACAACTTTATGCAGCAGGAACGCTGGAAAGCGCCGGCCTGGGCCGATACGCTGAAAAGTCCCTACCATGAAGAGCCGCTTACCCTGGCGCAGGGTGAAGAACTATTTACATTGTACTGTGCTTCCTGCCACGGCGACGGCGGTTATGGTGATGGTGCTGCCGGTGGCGCATTGGGGCAAAAACCTGCCAACTTCCACGATACGCTGGTGAAAAGCCAGACGGACGGCGCACTGTTCTGGAAACTCTCCAACGGGCGTGGGAACATGCCTCCTTTCAAGGACGTGTTTACCGATGAGCAGCGCTGGCAGCTGGTCGCTTACGTGCGGCATCTAGGCAAAACAGAATAA
- a CDS encoding RidA family protein — translation MMSERRSILKRLFASVAGVAGIGAASKVKAEAAPVKEVGEVTMYQDVPLFSGHTKFNNLVFVAGKGAHFEGDITAHTKHVLDELEKELIKAGSSMEKVLKCSVFLHDLNDYKAMNEAYKGRFGSKPPCRTTVAVYGGVPGDSLVEIDCIAYV, via the coding sequence ATCATGTCAGAAAGAAGATCCATTCTTAAAAGACTGTTTGCCTCTGTGGCCGGGGTAGCAGGTATTGGGGCAGCATCCAAAGTAAAAGCTGAGGCTGCACCCGTGAAAGAAGTTGGTGAAGTGACTATGTACCAGGACGTACCCCTGTTTTCAGGACATACTAAGTTCAATAATCTGGTGTTTGTGGCTGGTAAAGGTGCGCACTTCGAGGGCGACATCACCGCTCACACCAAGCACGTGCTCGACGAACTGGAAAAAGAGCTGATCAAAGCCGGATCTTCCATGGAGAAAGTACTGAAATGCAGTGTTTTTCTGCACGACCTGAACGATTACAAAGCCATGAACGAAGCCTACAAAGGTCGTTTCGGCAGCAAGCCCCCCTGCCGCACCACGGTAGCAGTATACGGCGGCGTACCGGGTGACTCACTGGTTGAGATCGACTGTATTGCATACGTGTAG
- a CDS encoding PQQ-dependent sugar dehydrogenase gives MFKISNKWSTLLILCALGFTSDYREDPFNTKNGGLFLPEGFEATVVVDSLPGRARHIAVNDNGDIYVKARFADKGESVIALRDTNKDGRADIIKTFGGAAKERAYGTAMRIYNGYLYFSSELVVYRYKLTPGDLVPQSKEEVILTDDHAHGMHEHIAKPVTFDDKGNMYVPFGANSNACQEQNRTPGSKGMDPCSILEDHGGIWKFDANKQGQLQKDGVKFATGLRSVVGMDWNFEDNNLYALQHGRDDLLRLWPQLYNGWQSAMLPSEEFLRVKQGSDAGWPYCYYDQMLKQKVLNPEYGGDGKIVGRCGVYEKPIIGFPGHWAPNDLLFYRGNQLPEHYKNGAFIAFHGSTNRAPYPQSSYFIGFVPFKNGQVAGEYEVFADGFTGIDPVVNVSDAVYRPMGIAMGPDGSIYIAETEKGKIWKVTYKGSKAKFNKAALAKMEKRKLLSHIRTPDIVKDNLDKDKPVAGGKVYSVYCTACHQRNGMGDSQRFPPLGGSEWVTGDKDRLIKVLLKGLEGPIEVKGQSYNNVMPQHSFLKDEEISEVLTHIRSNFGNNAGPVTTEEVAKLRGSEGTTN, from the coding sequence ATGTTCAAAATAAGTAATAAATGGTCCACGCTTTTGATCCTTTGTGCGCTGGGTTTTACATCTGATTATCGGGAGGATCCTTTCAATACCAAAAACGGCGGACTGTTCCTGCCGGAAGGATTTGAAGCAACCGTGGTCGTGGACAGCCTTCCCGGCCGGGCGCGCCATATTGCTGTGAATGACAATGGCGATATTTATGTAAAAGCCCGTTTTGCGGATAAAGGCGAGTCGGTGATTGCGTTGCGTGATACCAACAAGGACGGACGTGCCGATATCATCAAGACCTTTGGCGGTGCCGCTAAGGAGCGAGCCTATGGTACGGCCATGCGCATTTACAATGGATACCTTTATTTCAGTTCCGAACTCGTGGTATATCGCTACAAGCTGACGCCCGGCGACCTGGTACCGCAAAGTAAGGAGGAGGTCATTCTCACCGACGACCATGCGCATGGTATGCACGAGCACATTGCAAAGCCTGTCACTTTTGATGATAAGGGTAATATGTATGTGCCTTTCGGTGCCAACTCCAATGCCTGCCAGGAGCAAAACCGCACGCCGGGCTCCAAGGGTATGGACCCCTGCTCGATCCTTGAAGATCATGGCGGTATCTGGAAATTCGATGCCAATAAACAGGGGCAGCTGCAGAAGGATGGAGTGAAGTTTGCGACCGGCCTCCGCAGCGTGGTAGGCATGGACTGGAACTTTGAAGATAACAACCTGTATGCATTGCAGCACGGCCGTGATGACCTGCTGCGCCTCTGGCCGCAGCTTTATAACGGCTGGCAGAGCGCTATGCTTCCTTCCGAAGAGTTTTTGCGTGTAAAACAAGGCTCGGATGCGGGGTGGCCTTACTGCTACTACGACCAGATGCTGAAACAAAAGGTGCTGAACCCTGAGTACGGCGGTGACGGCAAGATTGTAGGCCGCTGCGGAGTTTATGAAAAACCGATCATAGGCTTTCCGGGACACTGGGCTCCGAATGACCTGCTTTTTTATCGCGGTAATCAGCTGCCTGAGCACTATAAAAACGGTGCATTTATCGCATTTCACGGTTCCACCAACCGCGCGCCATATCCGCAGTCGAGCTACTTTATCGGGTTTGTACCATTTAAAAACGGCCAGGTAGCAGGCGAGTATGAGGTTTTTGCAGATGGTTTTACAGGAATTGATCCGGTTGTGAATGTCAGTGACGCCGTGTACCGTCCGATGGGCATCGCCATGGGACCGGATGGCTCTATTTACATTGCAGAAACGGAAAAAGGCAAGATCTGGAAGGTGACTTACAAAGGCAGCAAGGCGAAGTTTAACAAAGCTGCACTCGCGAAAATGGAGAAGAGGAAGCTCCTCTCGCACATCCGCACGCCGGACATTGTTAAAGATAACCTGGATAAAGACAAACCTGTGGCTGGCGGCAAGGTTTACAGTGTGTACTGCACGGCCTGCCACCAGCGGAATGGCATGGGCGACTCGCAGCGTTTTCCGCCGCTCGGAGGTTCGGAATGGGTCACGGGCGACAAGGACAGGCTCATAAAAGTACTTCTGAAAGGACTGGAAGGCCCGATAGAAGTCAAAGGACAGTCATACAACAATGTAATGCCCCAGCATAGCTTTCTGAAAGATGAAGAGATTTCCGAGGTGCTTACCCATATCAGGAGTAACTTCGGCAACAACGCCGGCCCCGTCACTACCGAGGAAGTTGCTAAGCTCCGCGGCTCGGAGGGTACTACGAATTGA
- a CDS encoding RNA polymerase sigma factor — MNKRQRIAEENNVLLDLWQQAQAGDSVAFCQLADKQYRTLFNYATSFTSDREFIKDSIQELLIHIWERRQHIQIQFVSIYFLRALRNQLLQEFRRNNPNQSLLDIEEAGQISDYQTIETEIERKEAYSENQVKVRMAIDELPRRQKEAVFLKYFEGMDNEQIADLMQVNRQSVANLLFKAISSLKTQILPISQLLVLLTAFTVLS; from the coding sequence TTGAACAAGAGACAACGCATAGCCGAAGAGAATAATGTTCTTCTTGATCTCTGGCAGCAGGCCCAGGCAGGTGACAGCGTGGCTTTTTGCCAGCTCGCCGACAAGCAATACCGCACCTTATTCAATTACGCCACCAGCTTCACTTCCGACCGGGAGTTTATCAAAGACTCGATCCAGGAGCTATTAATCCATATCTGGGAGCGGCGGCAACATATTCAGATTCAGTTTGTCAGCATTTACTTTCTTCGGGCACTTCGCAATCAGCTCCTGCAGGAATTCCGCCGCAATAACCCTAATCAGTCCCTGCTGGATATCGAAGAAGCTGGTCAGATCTCGGATTATCAGACGATCGAAACGGAAATTGAACGTAAAGAGGCATACTCCGAGAACCAGGTGAAAGTACGGATGGCGATCGATGAACTGCCGCGCCGGCAAAAGGAGGCCGTTTTTCTCAAATATTTTGAAGGCATGGACAACGAGCAAATCGCTGATCTCATGCAGGTCAACCGGCAGTCGGTGGCCAACTTGCTCTTCAAAGCAATTTCTTCCCTGAAAACACAAATTCTGCCGATTAGCCAGCTGCTGGTCTTGCTCACTGCCTTCACGGTACTCAGCTAG
- a CDS encoding DUF6134 family protein, with translation MKNLRQDYNECEVRFSHQSHLQLRNLICIMSFLCIAVQSAGQTYTYDVKLGSKKIGTMELFCKISGSSREFQMKSSFKTLLTSGKCMMGNMYVKNKLKSAYSYNYSRDELVEKTTTELINVTDYLVTQTSKKTKTEDVASINPGQLTILSLYLQEPMNMTNVYSERFGVLCPVKKVGAGQYVVFTPDGRTSKYFYTGNTCKEMQTKIGGIKITIILKSTI, from the coding sequence ATGAAAAATCTACGTCAAGATTACAACGAATGCGAAGTGAGGTTTTCGCATCAATCGCATTTACAGCTTAGGAATCTTATCTGCATTATGTCTTTCTTGTGTATTGCGGTTCAGTCAGCTGGGCAGACTTATACCTATGATGTAAAGCTGGGAAGCAAGAAGATTGGGACTATGGAGTTGTTTTGTAAAATATCTGGGAGTTCGAGGGAGTTTCAGATGAAGTCTTCATTCAAAACTCTTCTGACCTCCGGTAAATGCATGATGGGAAATATGTATGTAAAAAATAAGCTGAAATCGGCTTATTCATACAATTATTCTCGGGACGAGCTTGTAGAAAAAACAACAACGGAGTTAATTAACGTAACTGACTATCTGGTCACTCAAACTAGTAAAAAGACGAAAACCGAAGATGTAGCCAGTATTAATCCGGGACAGCTGACGATTTTAAGTCTGTACCTTCAAGAACCTATGAATATGACAAACGTATATTCTGAAAGGTTTGGAGTGTTGTGTCCGGTCAAGAAGGTTGGAGCAGGGCAGTATGTAGTTTTTACTCCTGATGGTAGGACGAGTAAGTATTTTTATACCGGTAATACTTGTAAAGAGATGCAAACGAAAATTGGAGGGATAAAAATTACCATCATTCTTAAAAGTACAATTTAG
- a CDS encoding PQQ-dependent sugar dehydrogenase has translation MLPNNPFLKAGYTAIFSLALSVSAMAQQREVTTKTPVALRDDIQIEEYMKVEPEAVRIIRHPVTGEIYYTTFFGDVLKIVMEDGKPVSKKLLSVEDHGIPRLQGAAFHGNTLFLAGNVSVNNNKGNKGRMVRYEMNTGAEKPLMTVVFNTVEYGANKTTFDHGWNALEISLDGKYIFVNTGARTDHGEVQDNDNNYPNARDNGLTANIFRFPIQAKDLLLGTDAAKLKADGYLYAEGIRNAYDMAFDPKGNLFAVSNSGDYDHPEDMFWVRKGHHYGFPWVMGGIETPQQYPDYQPDPEKDPFLSKFAFAWLMKYFHNDPDFPKRPAGVTFTPSVQNMGPDANEYRDRKTGIVMDGDTTGVTVGTFNAHSSPLGLFFDNNKALGKDLTGDGFVIRYTGGPRNGVTNPSPLRRQGRDLLHLELAYDKAADNYKVKTTRIIDGFTSPTDALLVDNTLYIIEYGGKQGGNKAGGSIWKITMPAADKIAKKSKKSTK, from the coding sequence ATGTTACCGAACAACCCATTTTTAAAAGCCGGATACACGGCCATTTTTTCGCTCGCACTATCCGTGAGTGCAATGGCTCAGCAGCGTGAAGTGACCACCAAAACGCCTGTCGCACTGCGTGACGATATTCAGATCGAGGAGTACATGAAAGTAGAACCCGAGGCCGTGCGCATCATCCGCCACCCGGTCACCGGCGAAATCTACTACACGACTTTCTTTGGGGATGTATTAAAAATTGTGATGGAAGACGGCAAGCCGGTCAGCAAAAAACTGCTGTCGGTGGAAGACCACGGTATTCCCCGCCTGCAGGGTGCGGCATTTCACGGCAATACCCTCTTCCTGGCAGGGAATGTCAGCGTAAACAACAATAAGGGCAACAAAGGCCGGATGGTACGCTATGAAATGAACACCGGTGCCGAAAAGCCCCTGATGACGGTCGTGTTCAATACCGTGGAATACGGCGCCAATAAGACGACGTTTGATCATGGCTGGAATGCACTGGAGATCAGTCTGGACGGCAAGTACATTTTTGTCAATACAGGTGCCCGTACCGACCACGGCGAGGTGCAGGATAATGATAACAATTACCCGAATGCACGTGACAACGGGTTGACAGCAAATATTTTTCGCTTCCCAATCCAGGCCAAAGACCTGCTGCTTGGCACAGACGCAGCCAAGCTGAAAGCCGACGGCTACCTCTATGCCGAGGGTATCCGGAATGCATACGACATGGCGTTTGACCCGAAAGGAAACCTGTTTGCCGTATCCAACTCCGGCGATTATGATCATCCCGAAGACATGTTCTGGGTGCGCAAGGGGCACCATTATGGGTTTCCATGGGTGATGGGCGGCATTGAAACCCCCCAGCAGTATCCCGACTACCAGCCCGATCCCGAAAAAGATCCTTTCCTGAGCAAGTTTGCATTTGCCTGGCTGATGAAGTACTTTCATAATGATCCCGATTTCCCGAAAAGACCGGCCGGGGTGACATTCACCCCATCCGTCCAGAATATGGGTCCTGACGCCAATGAGTACCGTGACCGGAAAACCGGGATAGTAATGGATGGTGACACCACCGGCGTAACCGTGGGAACTTTCAATGCACATTCCTCTCCGCTGGGATTGTTTTTTGACAACAATAAAGCATTGGGTAAAGACCTGACCGGAGATGGATTTGTGATTCGCTATACCGGCGGGCCGAGAAATGGCGTGACTAATCCAAGTCCGCTGCGCCGGCAGGGAAGAGACCTCCTCCACCTTGAACTCGCCTATGATAAGGCTGCCGACAATTACAAAGTAAAAACCACCCGCATCATTGACGGCTTTACGTCTCCTACCGATGCATTACTCGTTGACAATACGCTGTATATCATTGAGTACGGCGGAAAGCAGGGAGGCAACAAAGCTGGTGGAAGCATCTGGAAGATTACCATGCCGGCTGCGGATAAGATTGCGAAAAAGAGCAAAAAGAGTACCAAATAA
- a CDS encoding SusC/RagA family TonB-linked outer membrane protein, protein MSKAVQFHHALQKIMRITLYQAILSIAVSTFVQAHDVRGQRVLEQKVSFRLANTEVDKVLDRIESTTKVKFMYNPQIFNNQKTSYKFQDEPLSEVLNKVLTPHKVTYEVVQDRIILRRETATEATPASKEAPKRNVSGVVTDESGQGLPGVSVLVKGTQRGTSSDSDGKYYIDIPDGEVASAVLIFSFVGYTSQEVPVGAQSTISVQLAPEAKALNEVVVTALGISKEKRALAYAVTEVKGSEFTQARETNVANALTGKIAGVNATGMSTGPGGSSRIIIRGNGSLSGNNQPLYVINGMPMDNSVPGGGNAADGNGNNTDRGDGIGGINPDDIESISVLKGGPAAALYGARASNGVILITTKKGRAQKGIGVEYNGNFTADNLSVIPDWQYEFGQGVDGVKPTTQTQAKSSGRLSYGARMDGTPVVQFDGQLRPYSPQKDNLKNFYRTGTTYTNSLSFTGGNETVNFRFGLNNTKSNSIVPNSDFARRIANLNVNAFLGKKLSVEAVVQYNFEQGHNRPKVGYADYNPHWATYLVANTVDIRSLSPGYDAVTGKEIEWNPVPAAPNPYFVINKFKNDDRKNRFLGQANIRYDILDNLFIKGSVSQDYYNFNYEFVVPTNNAYQPLGVYEAKKISSSETNGMVTLNYNKNFFEDLSFSVLAGGNMQRSIYDQTAFNGNEFTIPYFYSFTNLATSTTTPSYSKSGINSLFGSVDLGYKGLAYITMSGRQDWFSVLNTANNSIFYPAVGGTFILSEALKLPSAVSFAKLRGSWAQVGGANVAAYQIYQSYAMAQGGHNGRPVQQLSSALVPNPDLRPLTSTTSEIGLEARFLNNKLGLDVTLYNRKTTNDIVQSNIASSSGYTSALLNVGELSNKGIELLINGTPVQKNNFTWDVSYNMAYNKSEIVKLAEGLNSLSIGTGVGGGLINNVVGGTYGEVWGYKKKTDAAGNVVFNTASGYAVRGNLERLGNGVPPLTMGITNNFKYKNFSLNVLIDGKFGSVVYSNMYQYAYRFGLPKETLPGRETGVTVTGVTPEGAPFTKTWEMKDVDTYYDNDKNYTAMFVFNNDFVKLRQVILSYTLPAKLLSPLKVQSASVSLVGRNLVLLYKDKRNNYFDPESSYSNGNAQGLEAFGVPRTRSLGVNLTVKF, encoded by the coding sequence ATGTCAAAAGCAGTACAGTTTCACCATGCTTTACAGAAAATCATGCGCATTACTCTGTATCAAGCCATACTCTCGATTGCAGTGTCCACGTTTGTGCAGGCGCACGACGTACGCGGCCAGAGAGTACTAGAACAAAAAGTATCGTTTCGTTTAGCCAACACCGAGGTAGACAAGGTTTTGGATCGGATTGAGAGTACTACGAAGGTTAAATTCATGTACAATCCCCAGATCTTCAATAATCAGAAAACTTCCTACAAATTCCAGGATGAGCCTCTTTCCGAGGTGCTTAACAAAGTGCTTACGCCGCACAAGGTGACGTATGAAGTAGTTCAGGACCGGATTATCCTGCGCCGTGAAACAGCCACCGAGGCGACACCAGCTTCCAAGGAAGCACCAAAACGCAACGTTTCGGGTGTGGTGACGGACGAATCGGGTCAGGGCCTGCCGGGTGTAAGCGTACTGGTGAAAGGTACGCAGCGCGGTACTTCCTCGGACAGCGACGGTAAGTATTATATTGATATTCCCGATGGCGAAGTAGCTTCCGCTGTGCTGATTTTCAGCTTTGTAGGCTATACTTCACAGGAAGTTCCGGTAGGCGCGCAGTCTACCATCTCGGTACAGCTTGCTCCTGAGGCAAAAGCCCTGAACGAAGTAGTGGTAACAGCCCTTGGTATTTCGAAAGAAAAAAGAGCGCTGGCTTATGCAGTAACAGAAGTAAAGGGTAGTGAATTTACCCAGGCACGCGAAACAAACGTAGCCAATGCACTGACGGGTAAGATCGCGGGTGTGAATGCAACCGGTATGTCAACCGGCCCCGGCGGATCAAGCCGTATCATTATCCGCGGTAACGGCTCTTTGAGCGGAAACAACCAGCCTTTGTACGTAATCAATGGTATGCCGATGGACAACAGCGTTCCGGGCGGCGGCAACGCGGCGGATGGTAATGGTAACAATACCGACCGTGGCGATGGTATCGGCGGTATCAACCCCGACGATATTGAGTCGATCAGCGTTTTGAAAGGCGGCCCTGCTGCGGCTTTGTACGGTGCACGTGCATCCAATGGTGTGATCCTGATCACGACCAAAAAAGGTCGGGCGCAGAAAGGCATCGGTGTGGAGTACAATGGAAACTTTACAGCTGACAACCTTTCGGTTATTCCAGACTGGCAGTATGAGTTTGGCCAGGGTGTGGATGGCGTGAAACCAACCACGCAGACACAGGCTAAAAGCTCAGGCCGCCTATCGTACGGTGCAAGAATGGACGGAACTCCGGTAGTACAGTTTGACGGTCAGCTCCGCCCCTACTCTCCTCAGAAAGACAACCTGAAAAACTTTTACCGCACAGGTACTACCTATACGAACTCGCTTTCTTTTACCGGTGGTAACGAAACCGTGAACTTTCGCTTCGGTCTGAATAACACGAAGTCCAACAGCATCGTACCCAACTCTGATTTTGCAAGAAGGATCGCCAACCTGAACGTAAATGCGTTTCTGGGCAAAAAACTGAGCGTTGAAGCGGTTGTACAATACAACTTTGAGCAGGGACATAACCGTCCGAAAGTAGGTTACGCAGATTATAACCCGCACTGGGCAACTTACCTCGTGGCCAATACCGTGGACATCCGCAGCCTTTCACCGGGATACGATGCGGTAACCGGCAAAGAGATTGAATGGAACCCTGTACCTGCTGCGCCAAACCCTTATTTCGTCATCAATAAATTCAAGAATGATGACCGTAAAAACCGTTTCCTGGGTCAGGCCAACATCCGCTATGACATTCTTGACAACCTCTTTATCAAGGGTAGTGTAAGCCAGGATTACTACAACTTCAACTACGAGTTTGTGGTGCCTACCAACAATGCCTACCAGCCGCTGGGCGTTTACGAAGCCAAGAAAATTTCTTCTTCCGAGACAAACGGCATGGTGACGCTGAATTACAACAAAAACTTCTTTGAAGACCTGAGCTTTTCAGTACTGGCAGGTGGTAACATGCAGCGCAGCATTTATGACCAGACTGCATTTAACGGTAACGAATTTACCATTCCTTACTTTTACAGCTTTACCAACTTGGCGACTTCAACAACTACGCCGAGCTACTCCAAAAGCGGTATCAACTCCCTTTTCGGATCGGTGGATTTAGGTTATAAAGGACTGGCCTACATTACCATGTCAGGGCGGCAGGACTGGTTTTCGGTATTGAATACGGCGAATAACAGCATTTTCTACCCTGCTGTCGGCGGTACCTTCATCCTCTCTGAAGCCCTGAAACTTCCTTCGGCAGTAAGCTTTGCAAAACTCCGCGGATCATGGGCTCAGGTAGGTGGTGCCAACGTAGCCGCATACCAGATCTATCAAAGCTATGCAATGGCCCAGGGCGGACACAATGGTCGTCCGGTACAGCAGCTGAGCTCAGCACTTGTGCCTAACCCTGACCTGCGCCCGCTGACTTCCACTACTTCGGAGATCGGTCTGGAAGCGCGTTTCCTGAACAACAAACTGGGTCTTGACGTAACATTGTACAACCGTAAGACAACCAATGATATCGTTCAGAGCAACATCGCTTCCTCATCGGGCTATACTTCTGCCCTGCTGAACGTGGGTGAGCTGAGCAACAAGGGTATCGAGCTCCTCATTAACGGAACACCGGTTCAGAAAAACAATTTCACATGGGATGTGAGCTACAACATGGCCTACAACAAAAGTGAGATCGTGAAGCTTGCCGAAGGATTGAACAGCCTGAGCATCGGTACCGGTGTAGGCGGCGGCTTGATCAACAACGTGGTGGGTGGTACTTACGGTGAAGTTTGGGGTTACAAAAAGAAAACAGATGCTGCCGGTAATGTTGTGTTTAACACTGCCAGCGGGTATGCTGTACGCGGCAACCTTGAAAGACTTGGAAATGGGGTACCTCCTTTGACCATGGGTATCACCAACAACTTCAAGTACAAAAACTTCTCTCTGAATGTATTGATCGATGGTAAATTCGGAAGCGTTGTTTACTCCAACATGTACCAGTATGCTTATCGTTTCGGTTTGCCAAAGGAAACTCTGCCAGGTCGTGAAACCGGCGTGACAGTGACAGGTGTAACGCCGGAAGGCGCTCCTTTTACCAAAACATGGGAGATGAAAGATGTTGATACCTACTATGACAATGACAAGAATTACACTGCCATGTTCGTGTTCAACAACGATTTTGTAAAACTGCGTCAGGTAATCCTCAGCTACACGCTGCCTGCCAAGCTGCTGAGCCCGCTGAAAGTTCAGTCGGCATCGGTATCGCTCGTGGGACGTAACCTGGTGCTGCTTTACAAAGACAAACGCAACAACTACTTCGATCCTGAATCAAGCTACTCCAACGGAAACGCACAGGGACTTGAAGCATTCGGCGTACCCAGAACAAGGAGCCTCGGTGTGAACCTGACAGTGAAGTTTTAA